In the genome of Deinococcus planocerae, the window GGGAGAGGACCGACTCTCTGGTGCGCCCGAGGTGTCGGCCCTCTCCCCGGGGGACGCGCCCACACCGCCCTGCACGCCCTGGAGACCCGCCACGAAAAACAAAGACGACCCCTCCCTTGCCGCCTGGCAGCGAGACCTGGGCCGGGTCCCGGGGGGCATTGTGGGAGGAACCCGCCCGTGGGAAGCTCTGGGGCGAAGGGCCGACGAGGGGAACTCACCCGAAGGGTGGACGGGGCGGGTCTGACTCGGAGGCGGGGGGGGGGGGGGAAGATGTTCGATCTTCGGAAGTTCGGGGGGCTGATCTACGGGGCGGACTACAACCCGGAGCAGTGGCCGCGCGAGGTGTGGCGCGAGGACGTTCGCCTGATGCGCGAGGCGGGCGTGAACCTCGTGTCGCTGGGCATCTTCTCCTGGGCGCAGCTCGAACCCCGCGCCGGGGAGTACGACTTCGCGTGGTTGGACGAGGTGATGGACCTGCTCCACGCCCACGGCGTGAACGTGAACCTGGCGACCGCGACCGCCTCCCCGCCGCCCTGGCTGTCCACGCGCTACCCCGACTCCAGGCCGGTCACGGCGGACGGCGTGCGCCTGGAGGTCGGCGCGAGGCAACTGTACTGCCCCAGCCACCGGCCCTTTCGCGACCACGCCGCGCGGCTGGTGCGCGAGATCGCCCGGCGCTACGGAACGCACCCGGCCCTGCGGCTGTGGCACGTGAACAACGAGTACGGCTGCCACATCGACCAGTGCTTTTGCGGGTTGTGCGCCGAAGCGTTCCGGGAGTGGCTGCGCGCGCGGTACGGCACGCTGGAGGCCCTCAACAGTGCCTGGGGCACGGCTTTCTGGAGCCAGCGCTACGGCGAGTGGGCGGAGGTCCAGCCGCCCCGGCGGGCCCCCACCTTCGCCAACCCGACCCAGCAGCTCGACTGGCGGCGCTTTTCCAGCGACAACCTGCTGGACCTGTACCGCTCGGAGGTCGCCGTGCTGCGCGAGGTCACGCCGGACGTGCCCGTCACCACCAATTTCCTGGGCTTCCTGCCGGGCGTGGACGCCTTCAGGTGGGCGCGCGAGGAGGACGTGGTGTCGCTCGACGCCTACCCGGACCCGGGCGGCCCGCACCCGCACCTCGACGCGGGGATGAGCTTCGACCTGATGCGGTCCCTGCGGGGGGGCCAGCGCTGGATTCTGATGGAGCAGGCCACGGGCGCGGTGAACTGGCGCGAGCGCAACGTCCTCAAGCGCCCCGGATTGACGCGGCTGCTCAACCACGAGGCGCTCGCCCGCGGCGCGGACGGCATCATGTTCTTCCAGTGGCGGGCGTCGAAGGCGGGGGCCGAGAAGTTCCACAGCGGCCTCGTGCAGCACGTGGGGCCGGAGCGGTCGCGGGTGTGGCGCGAGGTTCGGGACTTCGGCGCGGAGCTGCGGGGGCTGGCGGAACTCGGCGGAGCGCGCGTTCCCGCCCGCGTGGCCGTGATGTTCGATTGGAACAACTGGTGGGCGCTGGAACTCGACAGCAAGCCCGCCGCCCTGAAGCTCCTGCCGCTCGTGCGCAAGTGGTACGCCGCGCTGCGGCAGCTCGGGCAGAACGTCGACTTCGTGCACCCGGACGCAGACCTCGGCGGCTACGACGTGCTCGTGCTGCCCAACCAGTACCTCCTCGCGGCGGGGGCGGCGCAGAGCCTGCGGGCCTACGTGCGGGGCGGGGGCACGGTGGTCGTGGGCTTTTTCAGCGGCATCGTGGACGAGCACGAGCACGTGGGGCTCGGCGGCTACCCCGCCCTGCTGCGGGACGTGCTCGGCCTGTGGGTGGAGGAATGGGCGGTGCTCGGGCACGGCGAGACGAACGGCGTGTGCTTCGCCGGCACGGGCGAGCGCCACGACGTGGAGAACTGGTGCGAGGTGATCCACCCCCAGGGGGCCGAGGTCCTGGCGACTTTCGAGCGGGACTTCTACCGGGGCGGCCCCGCCGTGACCCGCCACGCCTTCGGGGCGGGACGGGCGTACTACGTCGGGACCGACCTCCCCGGGGAAGGCGTGCGGGACGTGCTGCGCCGGGCCCTGACCGCGGCGGGCGTGCCCACCACCCTCGTGCCGAGCACCCTCAGCGTGAGCGTGTCCGCCGTGGAGGGAGGCCACCTGCTCCACCTCCTGAACGTGCACCCCACCCAGGCCACGGTCCTGGGCGTCCCGGCGGGGGCGGTGGACGCTCTTTCCGGGGAGGATGTGGGCGGCGCCGTCACGCTGGAGCCCTACGGGGTGCGGCTGCTGCGCTACGCGGGCGAGGTGGACCTGCCCGCCGTGGAGGTCGTAGAGGTCTCGGCCACCCCACCGGGGCCCGGTGACCCCCTTCGGTGACTCGCGGAGGCCCCGGAGCGCCGCTCCTGGCCGCTCCTCGACCGCGCCGACCTCGCACCCTCCGGGGGTGTGACCCGGACGACGAGCTGTCCAACGGGTCGCCGAGCGGGGCCCGACCGACGTGCGCGCCCGCACCCCCCGCCCGGTGGAAGACTCCCAGGGGCGGGAACGGGCCCGGCAGGAGCGGAGGCCGCGTCAGCCGGGCCCGCGGGAGCCCACGATGCGGGCGTAGCCCCGGGGGTCGGTGGCGCCCTCGGTCGAGAGGACGAGCACGCGGCTGCCCTCATCCACCCTGAGGGCCTCCCGGTGGGCTATGGTGTCCGGTCCGGTCAGGACGGCGAGCAGCCCCGCCAGGCCCGCCGCCCCGCTCTCGCCGGACACGATGCCGTCCCGTGCCAGCAGGCGCATGGCGTCCTCCGCCCGTGCGTCCGGCACGGCGACGAACGCGCTGATCCCCCCGGAGATAAGCGGCCAGGCGACCGGCGAGGGCCGACCGCAGTTCAGCCCCGCCATGATCGAGTCGTGTGGTCCCGGCACGTCCACGGGGTGCCCCGCCTCCACCGAGCGCAGGACGCAGGCCGCCGCCAGCGGCTCGACGCCCACGACCCGGGTGCCCCGGCCCGGCGCCCGGTAGTGCCGCACCACGGCAGCCGCCAGCGCCCCCACCCCCATCTGCGCCGCCACGAGGTCGGGGGGCCCCTCCCCACGCGCGGCGAGCTGCCCGTCGATCTCCCCGAAGACGGTCCCGTACCCCTCGACGACCCAGGCGGGCACCCGCTCGTACCCCGCCCAGGCCGTGTCGCTGATCACGAGGTGCCGCTCGTCCGCCCGCCGGGCCGCCGCCTCCACCGCCTCGTCGTACGTGCCGTCCACGACGGTGACGCGCGCGCCCTCGGACGCGATGGCCTCCCTCCGGGCGTCCACCATGTCCGCAGGCACGAGGATGTGCGCGCCGAGCCCCAGCCACCGGCCCACCCGCGCCACCGCCCGACCGTGGTTGCCGTCGGTGGCGGCCACCAGGGTCAGGGGGAGGTGTGGCCGAAGCTGGGAGGCGAGGTCCTCCAGAGTCTGCCAGGTCTCGGACAGTTCAAACCGCTCCCGCAGGGCCCGGGAGGTCGCCCAGGAGGCGCCCAGAATCTTGTAGGCGGGCAGGCCCAGGCGGTGTGATTCGTCCTTGACCCACACCGAGCGCACGCCGAGGGCCGCGGCGGTCCGGGGTGCCGGGACGAGCGGCGTGGGGGCGTAACCGGGCAGCTTGCGGTGGAAGGCGAGCACCTCGGACGTGTCCGCCGCCGGGAAGTGGGCGGGGCGCGCGTGGTGGAGGATGAGGGACCTGTCGGGGGCCGGGGAAGCTCGTGGGGTCATGGGGCACCTCCCTTTCAGGCGCAGAACTCGGTGGCGACGGCGAGGAGCACGTCCGCGCACCTGCGCACGCTGCCCAGGTCGGCCCACTCCTCGGTGGCGTGGGCCCCGCCTCCCCCGGGTCCGAACACGACGGTCGGGATGCCCGCCGCGCCGATAAAGGCCGCGTCCATCCAGGGGGTGTCGCCGTACACCCGCCGGGCCTCGCCCGTCTCCCGCTCCGCCTGACGCCGCACCAGGGTCACGATCCCGGCCTCCTGCAGCACCTCGAAGGGGTCGCGCACGAGCGTCACCCGGTGCTCGGCGCGGAACTGCGGATCGCGCCGCCCCGCCTCGTCCAGCAGGCCCCGCACCTCCGCTCTCACCTGCTCCGCCGTCTCGCCGGGCACGGTGCGCCGCTCGATTCCGATGACGCAGGACTCGGGGTAGCTGCTCATCTCCTGCCCGCCGCGAATCAGCGAGGCGTGGACCGAGCCCGTCCCCAGCAGCGGGTGCGCGGGGCCCGAGCGCAGCCGCGCGTCGAGGTCCCCCAGGCCCGTCAGCACCCGGCCCGCCCTGGCGATGGCGTCCACGCCGAGGTCGGGTCGGCTGCCGTGGGCGGCGCGGCCCCGCACGGTCACCTCCAGCCACACGAAGCCCTTGTGGGCGACGCACACGTCGAGGCCCGTCGGCTCGGTGACGACGGCGGCGTCGGCGCGCCACGCCCCCAGCACCGCCTGCATCCCCAGGCTGGCGACCTCCTCGTCGGCCACGCAGGTCACGATCACGTCCCCCCGCAGCCCGCGCCCCCGCGCCCCGGCAGCGGCCCACAGGCAGGCGGCGACCCCGCCCTTCATGTCGTAGGCGCCGCGCCCGAACAGCCTGCCGTCCCCCACGCGAGCACTGAAGGGCTCGGCCATGCCCGCCACGCCCACGGTGTCGATGTGGCCGCTTAGCATCAACGCCCTGCCGCCCCCGCTCCCGCGCGCCACCACCACGACGCTCGGGCGGCCCGGCACCGGCTCGACCCGGTGGGCCTCCAGGCCGTGCCGCCCCGCCCACCCGGCGATGAAGCCCGCGATCTCCCCCTCGCCCGCCCCCCCCGCCACCAGGTCCGGGTTGGTGGAGTCGATCCGAACGAGGTCGGCCAGCAGTGCAGTCAGATCGTCCATGCTCACCTCTACCGATATACTACACACCACCTTGGGGTCATACACTGGGTGAGAGATGCCCGTGCCGAATACCCCCCGACTGCCGCGGACCCTGGCCCGTGAGGAGGTGTATGCCCGCCTGCGGGACTGGATCGTGGGGGGGGTGCTGCCTCCCGGGGAGGTGCTGCGCGATCACGACATCGCCGCCCAGTTGGGGGTGAGCCGCACGCCGGTGCGCGAGGCCCTGCGGCGGCTGGAGGACGAGGGCCTCGTGGAGACGGCCCTCAACCGCTGGACGCGCGTCGCGCCGCTCGACCTGGGGCGGGCCGCCGAACTCTACGGGCTGGTCGAGGTTCTGGAGGTGCTCGCGCTCGAGCAGGCCGCGCCGCGCCTCACGGGAAATTTTTTGGAGCGCCTGGAGCAGGCCAACGCCGACCTCGCGCGGGCGCTGGGGGAACGTGACGCCGCCCGCGCCCTCTCGGCGGACGACGCCTTTCATGCGGTGTGGGTCGAGGCGGCGGGCAACCGGACGCTCGCCGAGGTCCTGGGGCCGCTCAAGGTCAAGCTGCGGCGGGTGGAGCTCGCCTACTTCGGGCACGAGGTGCGGGGAGAGCGCTCCCTGGGCGAGCACACGGCGATGGTGGACGCCCTGCGCGCCGGGCGGTGGGACCGGGCCGCCGCGCTCCTGAGGCAGAACTGGCG includes:
- a CDS encoding beta-galactosidase, whose translation is MFDLRKFGGLIYGADYNPEQWPREVWREDVRLMREAGVNLVSLGIFSWAQLEPRAGEYDFAWLDEVMDLLHAHGVNVNLATATASPPPWLSTRYPDSRPVTADGVRLEVGARQLYCPSHRPFRDHAARLVREIARRYGTHPALRLWHVNNEYGCHIDQCFCGLCAEAFREWLRARYGTLEALNSAWGTAFWSQRYGEWAEVQPPRRAPTFANPTQQLDWRRFSSDNLLDLYRSEVAVLREVTPDVPVTTNFLGFLPGVDAFRWAREEDVVSLDAYPDPGGPHPHLDAGMSFDLMRSLRGGQRWILMEQATGAVNWRERNVLKRPGLTRLLNHEALARGADGIMFFQWRASKAGAEKFHSGLVQHVGPERSRVWREVRDFGAELRGLAELGGARVPARVAVMFDWNNWWALELDSKPAALKLLPLVRKWYAALRQLGQNVDFVHPDADLGGYDVLVLPNQYLLAAGAAQSLRAYVRGGGTVVVGFFSGIVDEHEHVGLGGYPALLRDVLGLWVEEWAVLGHGETNGVCFAGTGERHDVENWCEVIHPQGAEVLATFERDFYRGGPAVTRHAFGAGRAYYVGTDLPGEGVRDVLRRALTAAGVPTTLVPSTLSVSVSAVEGGHLLHLLNVHPTQATVLGVPAGAVDALSGEDVGGAVTLEPYGVRLLRYAGEVDLPAVEVVEVSATPPGPGDPLR
- a CDS encoding diaminopropionate ammonia-lyase; amino-acid sequence: MTPRASPAPDRSLILHHARPAHFPAADTSEVLAFHRKLPGYAPTPLVPAPRTAAALGVRSVWVKDESHRLGLPAYKILGASWATSRALRERFELSETWQTLEDLASQLRPHLPLTLVAATDGNHGRAVARVGRWLGLGAHILVPADMVDARREAIASEGARVTVVDGTYDEAVEAAARRADERHLVISDTAWAGYERVPAWVVEGYGTVFGEIDGQLAARGEGPPDLVAAQMGVGALAAAVVRHYRAPGRGTRVVGVEPLAAACVLRSVEAGHPVDVPGPHDSIMAGLNCGRPSPVAWPLISGGISAFVAVPDARAEDAMRLLARDGIVSGESGAAGLAGLLAVLTGPDTIAHREALRVDEGSRVLVLSTEGATDPRGYARIVGSRGPG
- a CDS encoding GntR family transcriptional regulator, whose protein sequence is MPVPNTPRLPRTLAREEVYARLRDWIVGGVLPPGEVLRDHDIAAQLGVSRTPVREALRRLEDEGLVETALNRWTRVAPLDLGRAAELYGLVEVLEVLALEQAAPRLTGNFLERLEQANADLARALGERDAARALSADDAFHAVWVEAAGNRTLAEVLGPLKVKLRRVELAYFGHEVRGERSLGEHTAMVDALRAGRWDRAAALLRQNWRGSLERLVAQQGAGADP
- a CDS encoding M20/M25/M40 family metallo-hydrolase, producing MDDLTALLADLVRIDSTNPDLVAGGAGEGEIAGFIAGWAGRHGLEAHRVEPVPGRPSVVVVARGSGGGRALMLSGHIDTVGVAGMAEPFSARVGDGRLFGRGAYDMKGGVAACLWAAAGARGRGLRGDVIVTCVADEEVASLGMQAVLGAWRADAAVVTEPTGLDVCVAHKGFVWLEVTVRGRAAHGSRPDLGVDAIARAGRVLTGLGDLDARLRSGPAHPLLGTGSVHASLIRGGQEMSSYPESCVIGIERRTVPGETAEQVRAEVRGLLDEAGRRDPQFRAEHRVTLVRDPFEVLQEAGIVTLVRRQAERETGEARRVYGDTPWMDAAFIGAAGIPTVVFGPGGGGAHATEEWADLGSVRRCADVLLAVATEFCA